The Myroides phaeus DNA segment TTATAAGGGAAACGAGGAATAATCTCGGAAACACTCTGATCTAAACTAATTTTGCCTTGATCTACTAATCTCAACACAGTAGTAGCCGTAATTACTTTTCCGACAGAAGCAACGTGGAGGGGAGTATCACTTGTAATCTTCTTTTTACCAGTACGGTCATAAACTCCAGAATAGTCTTCATAGATAATCTTTCCGTTCTTAGCAACAAGAAAACTTCCGGTGTAATCACCCGTTTTAATATTATTGTGATAAAATTCTTCTACTTCCTTTCTTTGTTTTTCAATATAACTACTTGAGAGTTCTTCAAACTCTACAGTATAAGGGTTTTCGACAAGTATATTATGCTCTTTATTAATTGCCGTATTAATCGCTAAATCCTTTGATTTATTAGAATTATTACACGCACAAAAACAAAGCGCGGTTAGTACTGATATTGTTAGTTTGTTTGTTTTAATCATCATTATTGTAAATACAAAGCCAGTTGCCCTTTTACAGGCAACTGGCTAATTGTCTATTCTTTTATTTTTATTTAATCCCTAATTGGTCTTTTGTACTTTTAACCAAGGCATCTTTATGTACTAATACAGAAATAGATTTAAGTTTCATATAAGGAACACTCATATAAATGTAACCATCGTTTCCAATGCGTTCACTATTTCCTCCCCAAGAGTTTTTAACCTTGTAATAAATATTTCCCTTTTGGTCTTTTACCTTTCCAACAATATGCATTAAGTGGTCATCTTGCGTATCAAAGCTATAAAAGTCCTTTAATCTAAGCTCAGCATCCACAGCTTTTTCAGTGATTATCTCCGTTAAACCTTTCTTTTCATCTTCTTTAGAAGTAGCTACAAAAGCCACACCGTGTTTAGATGAGAAAGTGGCTTCAGAAACATCACAATCTAAAGAAAGAGTAAATCCTTTATCAAGTGCATTGTCAATATTTTTGATGTATTCGTCTAAAGGAAGGTTATACATACTCCCGTTAGAAAAGTTATCAGGAATATTTAAAATAAATGGAGTATAATTCTTCTGGTTTGCAAAAGAAGTAACTGTTACGTAGTTGTCTGGATTAATTCCTGTCATTTTTAAAAATGATTCAGGCGTATATTTCTTTCCTTCATAAGTAAACTCTTTTACTTGCTTACCCATATAAGTATCAAGAATGTTTTCAGTGATACTTTTCCAATGCATAGAAATAGGTCCGTTACTTTTAGCATAAGCATCAATAACACTTTGAAGCGTTTTAAACATTTCACTGTGATTATACGTTTCTTCACCCATTAAGCCAGAATATGCTTCAATTGGTACAATACCATAATCACGTACGCTATTAATTACATCGTGAGCAAGACCACCTTCACCAAACTGTGCTTTTCCTTGTCTTAAGATATAATTCTCTATTTTCTTTGGGTACGTATTACGCACCGTGTACATTTCAGATAAGTCAATATGCTTGCCCTTTATTCTAATAATCTCAGATTCTAAAAAAGAAGAAGTACTAAAACTCCAACAAGTTCCTGTGTTTCCTTGACTGATTACAGGATTCGCATCAATGTCTATAATATTTTGAAATTCATATTGTTGAGCGTAAGAATTCATCACTGCAAATAACAGTGACATAGAAATTATAAGTTTTTTCATGAGGTATAATCTTTAAGTATTGCAATATAATGCAAAAAATAGGTTATTTTTACCCTAAATTCAAAAAGATTATGAGTAAGATACAATGGGAAACAGCGATCGAGTTTGAAGACATTACATATAAAAAATGTGGTGGAGTAGCTCGTATTGCTTTCAATAGACCAGAAGTTCGTAACGCTTTTAGACCAAAAACGACAAGCGAACTATATCGTGCTTTTTATGATGCACAAGAAGATACATCAATCGGTGTAGTACTTTTATCAGCAGAAGGACCTTCGCCAAAAGATGGAGTTTATTCATTTTGTAGTGGAGGAGACCAAAAAGCAAGAGGTCACCAAGGATACGTAGGAGAAGATGGAATGCACCGTTTAAATATTTTAGAAGTACAACGTTTGATTCGTTTTATGCCTAAAGTAGTTATTGCTGTTATCCCTGGATGGGCAGTTGGTGGAGGACACAGTTTACACGTAGTTTGTGATATGTCATTAGCGAGTAAAGAACACGCTATTTTCAAACAAACTGATGCTGATGTTACAAGTTTTGATGGTGGATACGGATCTGCGTATTTAGCAAAAATGGTTGGACAGAAGAAAGCACGTGAAATTTTCTTCTTAGGAAGAAATTACTGTGCTCAAGAAGCTTTTGAAATGGGAATGGTTAATGCTGTAATTCCGCATGCTGAATTAGAAGATACTGCGTACGAATGGGCTCAAGAAGTATTAGCAAAATCACCTACATCTATTAAAATGTTGAAGTTTGCAATGAACTTAACAGATGACGGAATGGTGGGGCAACAAGTATTTGCAGGAGAAGCTACTCGTCTTGCTTATATGACGGAAGAGGCAATTGAAGGTAGAAATGCGTTCTTAGAAAAACGTAAACCTAACTTCCCTAAAAAATGGATTCCATAATAAGAATATAAAAGCGATTGCTTTACAATATTTAAAACCGATTTCACTTATGAAGTCGGTTTTTTTTGTTTAAACATTACTTTAATCCAAATGCAGAAACCTTCTTTGAGTCTATAATCCCATATTAAAATACTCCACGAAACTTTTCTTCCTACTTCAGAATGTAATGAAATAACATAGCTGGTGTTGTTTTACAAATTACAACCCCACCTCCTGAGCAAATAAGAATTATAGGGATAGTTACCTACCTTCATACTTTTTACATAATAAAGCTATGAGTAAACTAAAAGCAAATAAGTATAACGAACCTAAAAAGAGGATAAATAGCGTTATTCTAAAGTTTGTTCTTTTAGTTCGTACGGAAAACAGCTTTTCATTTGCAATGTAAACATATAGCTAAAACCCTAAATAAAGAGTTTAAACACGCAAAACCATTTGAAAACACCCAAACGTATAGCTAAACAATAAAGTACCTCTAGAAGTACTTATTTCATTTATCAGTTGTATTTCTACTTTCTCTCTCGAGACAATAAATAAAAACAGTTTATCAAATTCGAACAACAGGTAAATAAATCAAGACCATTATCGAAACACAAGCAAGCTCTTTTTTAGAAAAACTAAAATATTTAATCCAACCTGGAAAAATAGGAGTCTCTATAAAAAAGATTCTATATCTAATAGAGGAGAGTAGGGAATCATAAAAAGGCGCCCTATTTATACTTTTAAAAGTAGGGGGATATCTATTCAAAAAGAGCATCATTTCAGAAAGAACTTAGATGCTTGTCAAGAATATATTGTCAAATAAGAGGTCTAATTTAGTGATAATTCAATGTACTATTAGTCCAAAAAGAGCATTTATAAACTCAGGAAAAGAATGGTTTTAAATCTATTAATATTACATAAAAAGAGTATATTTGCCCACTTGAACATAGGCTTATACCTTGTTATGAGATGAATATAGTCAACTACAAGCTCTTCTCAAATCAATGCATCTTATAGTTTAAGCAATCAATTCATTTGTTTTGAAAATCAACAAGATACACTTACAAAAAACAACACATAACTTTTTGTTATAGGTATAAAACAACCTTAAAAAGACTGATTTACACCTACAAATCAAAGCTACTAAATCACTTAAACCTTCACTTTAAGTAACTCCTTCTAATTTACTACTTCGTAATGCTTTTTTCACAAGTAAAATAAGTTGAATAATTTATTTAGTTAATAGCTTGGGGTATCTTATTATTCAATGTAACTTTACTTCACTTTATAAACCAAAAAAAATGGCCCAATTAATAGTGAAACGTAAAAAAGCAGTTGTAGATAGAAACAGAAACTACAGTGTTTTTTTAGATGGAGATAAGATTGCATTAATACCTAATGGCGAGGAATTGACTTTTAATATCAATCCAGGTAAGCATATTATAAGTGCTAAAGTTGATTGGAATTCTTCTAATGCGATTGTTTTTGAAGTACAAGAAAACGATACTATTCATTTCACTTTATCTACTGCAAATCCTTTTTCAGCTATTTATTATACGTTAGTAAAACCGAATAAGTACTTGAAGTTTAAGTTACATAG contains these protein-coding regions:
- a CDS encoding C1 family peptidase, which gives rise to MKKLIISMSLLFAVMNSYAQQYEFQNIIDIDANPVISQGNTGTCWSFSTSSFLESEIIRIKGKHIDLSEMYTVRNTYPKKIENYILRQGKAQFGEGGLAHDVINSVRDYGIVPIEAYSGLMGEETYNHSEMFKTLQSVIDAYAKSNGPISMHWKSITENILDTYMGKQVKEFTYEGKKYTPESFLKMTGINPDNYVTVTSFANQKNYTPFILNIPDNFSNGSMYNLPLDEYIKNIDNALDKGFTLSLDCDVSEATFSSKHGVAFVATSKEDEKKGLTEIITEKAVDAELRLKDFYSFDTQDDHLMHIVGKVKDQKGNIYYKVKNSWGGNSERIGNDGYIYMSVPYMKLKSISVLVHKDALVKSTKDQLGIK
- a CDS encoding 1,4-dihydroxy-2-naphthoyl-CoA synthase, which gives rise to MSKIQWETAIEFEDITYKKCGGVARIAFNRPEVRNAFRPKTTSELYRAFYDAQEDTSIGVVLLSAEGPSPKDGVYSFCSGGDQKARGHQGYVGEDGMHRLNILEVQRLIRFMPKVVIAVIPGWAVGGGHSLHVVCDMSLASKEHAIFKQTDADVTSFDGGYGSAYLAKMVGQKKAREIFFLGRNYCAQEAFEMGMVNAVIPHAELEDTAYEWAQEVLAKSPTSIKMLKFAMNLTDDGMVGQQVFAGEATRLAYMTEEAIEGRNAFLEKRKPNFPKKWIP